In the Flavobacteriales bacterium genome, CCCCTTGGACCGAGGGCTGGACGCTCGCCGCCCAGATCGGCCTCGACGTGGCCGCCTCCGCCGGCTGCACCGGTGACCTGAACCGCGACGGCATCGTGAACGCCACCGACTTCGGCCTGTTCGTGAACGCCTTCAACAACACCTGCTACTAAGCGACCCCCTGAACGGTCCCCGGGGAGGCGGGTCCGCCCCGATCCCCTCCCCGGGTGCACCGTCCCTTCTTAACCATTCCAACCATGAACCAGACATTCAAACAACTCCTGCTGGGGACCGCCCTTTGTTGCGGCACCTTGGTGGCCCAGGCCCAGGGCCTGGAAGGCATCATCGTGGAGGAGTACCACACGGTGACGCAGGCCGATGCCGACTTCCTCAACAACGACCTCGGCAACAGCAGCTTCACGATCGCCCCGGGATCCAAGGTGTACCGGGTGTATGTGGACATGCTGCCCGGCTACAAGCTGAACCAGGTGTTCGGCGCGCCGGAGACCTTTCCCGGGAGCGGCGTGAGCCTCAACCCGCTGGATTTCTCCACGACGACGACCTTCTGGAACGACGACAACTTCGGATCGGAGCTCCCGGCCCAGACGCGTCGCATCGATGAGGGTACGGCCTTCGACAGCTACATCACCGTGAACACCACCGGTACCGCCGGCGGCACGGCGGGTTGCGGTGTGGCCACCCAGCAGTTCGGTGTGCTGCGCACGGCCGACACGGACGGTGACCTCACCACCTGCGGTGTGTACCCGGGCTTCACGGGCAACGACGGCAGCATTCCGGGCACGGGCCCCGCGCTGACCTACAACATCAGCGGTCTGATCGACTTCGCGGCCCTGACCGGATCGGCCAGCAGCCTGCAGGTGATCAACGATGCCTGGACCACGCTGCCTGCCAGCCAGGGTGTGGACCCCAGCGGCACCAACCGCGTGCTCATCGGCCAGTTCACCACGGACGGCACCTTCAGCTTCCACATCAACGTGCAGCTGAGCGACCCCAACAGCAACCTGGAGACCTACGTGTGGAACCAGGCCGGCGCCGGCGAAGTGGTGAGCCCCCTCCTCACCTACCCGCAGGCCCTTCCTCCGGATTGCAACGGTGTTCCGGGTGGTCCGGCCGTGCCGGGAACCGCCTGCGATGACGGTCTCGCCACCACGGGTAACGATACCTGGGACGCGAACTGCGTGTGCGTGGGTCAGCTGATCGACTGCGAAGGCACCCCGGGCGGCAGCGCTCTTCCGGGCACCGCCTGCGATGACGGCCTGGCCACCACCGGTAACGATACCTACGATGCCAACTGCACCTGCGTCGGTCAGCTGATCGATTGCGAAGGCACCCCGGGCGGCAGCGCCCTGCCGGGTACCGCCTGCGATGATGGCCTCGCCACCACCGGCAACGACACCTGGGATGCGAACTGCACCTGCGTGGGCCTGCTGATCGACTGCGAAGGCACCCCGGGCGGCAGCGCCCTCCCCGGCACCGCCTGTGATGACGGTCTCGCCACCACCGGCAACGACACTTGGGATGCGAACTGCACCTGCGTGGGCCTGCTGATCGACTGCGAAGGCACCCCGGGCGGCAGCGCCCTCCCCGGCACCGCCTGCGACGATGGCAACCCCAACAGCAGCAACGACACCTGGGATGCCAATTGCACCTGCAGCGGCACCCTGGCCAACGACTGCCTCGGCGTGCCGGGTGGTCCTGCCCAGCCGGGTACGCCCTGCGATGACGGCCTCGCCACCACCGGCAACGACCTGTGGGATGCGAACTGCGTGTGCGTGGGTCAGCTGATCGACTGCGAAGGCACCCCGGGTGGCAGCGCCCTGCCGGGCACCGCCTGCGATGATGGCCTCGCCACCACCGGCAACGACACCTGGGATGCCAACTGCACCTGCGTGGGCCAGCTGATCGACTGCCTCGGTGTGCCGGGTGGTTCCGCTCTTCCGGGCACCGCCTGCGACGATGGCAACCCCAACAGCAGCAACGACACCTACGATGCCAATTGCAACTGCGTGGGCCAACTGGCCAACGACTGCCTGGGCGCACCGGGCGGCCCTGCTCAACCGGGTACGCCCTGCGATGACGGCCTCGCCACCACCGGCAACGACCTGTGGGATGCCAATTGCGTGTGCGTGGGTCAGCTGATCGACTGCGAAGGCACCCCGGGCGGCAGCGCCCTGCCGGGTACCGCCTGCGACGACGGCAACCCCAACAGCAGCAACGACACCTGGGATGCCAACTGCACCTGTGTGGGCCAACTGGCCAACGACTGCCTGGGTGTGCCGGGCGGATCCGCCCTGCCGGGTACCCCCTGCGACGACGGCCAGGCCCAGACCGGCAACGACACCTGGGATGCCAACTGCAACTGCATCGGTGAGGTGATCGACTGCCTCGGCGTGCCGGGTGGTTCCGCTCTGCCGGGCAGCGCGTGCGACGACGGCAACGCGGCCACGATCAACGATGTGTACGACGCGAACTGCACCTGCGCCGGCACCCCGCTCGGCAACTGCACCGAGATCCTCACGCTGGACATCACCCTGGACAACAACGGGGCTGAGACCACCTGGGAGGTGCGCGACGAGACCGGTACCACGGTGATCCTGTCCGGTGGTCCCTACCAGAACGGTCAGGCCGGCAGCATCGTCACCGAGACCCTCTGCCTCAACCAGATCTGCTACCGCCTGATCGTGAACGACGCCGGTGGTGATGGCATCAACGGTGGTGGCTACGTCCTCACCGATGCCAACGGCCGCCGCATCGTGGACGCCAACGGTTCCTTCACCAGCACCAGCAGCGTGATCAACGAGTTCTGCCTGCCGCTTAGCGTGGCGCGCCTGATCAACGCCAGCTGCGACCGCACGAACCTGACCTACAGCACCAGCACCCAGATCTACGCCAGCTTCTACCCGGGTGCCAGCGGCTACCAGTTCTGGATCTTCGACCCCCACGGCTCCTACAGCCGTCGTGTGTTCAAGACCACGCAGAACCTGGTGCCCGCCAACCTGGTGACCCTCCCGGTGCCCGCCGACCTCGACCTGAACGTGCGTGTGCGCGCCCTGGTGGGTGGCAACTACACCGCGTTCGGTCCGGCCTGCCGCTTCCGTCTCAACACCCCGGGTGGTGCCGGTCGTGAGGCCGTCCTCTTCGACGAGGCCAGCAACGTGACCATGAGCCTCTACCCGAACCCGAACCGGGGTGAGGTGGTGAACGTGGCCTTCGACGGCATCGCTGCCGCCGAGCGGATGGACATCGACGTGATGGACATCTTCGGCAAGCGCGTGATGGCCGAGCAGATCGCCGCTCCGGGTGGTGCCTTCGTGCACACGATGGACATGGCCTACCTCGCCCCTGGCGTGTACATGGTGAACGTCCGCGTGGGCGAGCGCCTCTACACCCAGCGCCTGGTCCGCCAGTAAGCTGAACGACCTTCAAGGCGAAGGGCCGCTCCTCACGGGGCGGCCCTTCGTGCGTTCAGCGCGTTGAACGGCGGTGACGTGGCCACCACCGCCATCCGAGCCACAACGCCAGGCAGGCGCCGACGCCCATCACAAGCCAGATCCAGGGAAAGCTCCGTTCGAACTGCACGGGTCGCACATCTCCGACCAGGACCAGGCCTGCCCAGTAATATGGTAGAAGGAGCTCATCCTTCGCTGCATCGAGGTGCTCCAGCTTCGCCAACCGAAGCGCCTCATGCTTCGGCAGGCCGTCGGCGAGGTGTTCGTAGAAGCGTGTGACGATCTCCGAGGACACCTTCTCATCGATGCTCCACAGCGCCATCACCAGGCTTGGGCAGCCGGCATAGGCGAAGCTGTGGCCGATGGAGCGCACCCCCTCACCCACGTCCTCCCGACCGCTGCCGGT is a window encoding:
- a CDS encoding T9SS type A sorting domain-containing protein; its protein translation is MNQTFKQLLLGTALCCGTLVAQAQGLEGIIVEEYHTVTQADADFLNNDLGNSSFTIAPGSKVYRVYVDMLPGYKLNQVFGAPETFPGSGVSLNPLDFSTTTTFWNDDNFGSELPAQTRRIDEGTAFDSYITVNTTGTAGGTAGCGVATQQFGVLRTADTDGDLTTCGVYPGFTGNDGSIPGTGPALTYNISGLIDFAALTGSASSLQVINDAWTTLPASQGVDPSGTNRVLIGQFTTDGTFSFHINVQLSDPNSNLETYVWNQAGAGEVVSPLLTYPQALPPDCNGVPGGPAVPGTACDDGLATTGNDTWDANCVCVGQLIDCEGTPGGSALPGTACDDGLATTGNDTYDANCTCVGQLIDCEGTPGGSALPGTACDDGLATTGNDTWDANCTCVGLLIDCEGTPGGSALPGTACDDGLATTGNDTWDANCTCVGLLIDCEGTPGGSALPGTACDDGNPNSSNDTWDANCTCSGTLANDCLGVPGGPAQPGTPCDDGLATTGNDLWDANCVCVGQLIDCEGTPGGSALPGTACDDGLATTGNDTWDANCTCVGQLIDCLGVPGGSALPGTACDDGNPNSSNDTYDANCNCVGQLANDCLGAPGGPAQPGTPCDDGLATTGNDLWDANCVCVGQLIDCEGTPGGSALPGTACDDGNPNSSNDTWDANCTCVGQLANDCLGVPGGSALPGTPCDDGQAQTGNDTWDANCNCIGEVIDCLGVPGGSALPGSACDDGNAATINDVYDANCTCAGTPLGNCTEILTLDITLDNNGAETTWEVRDETGTTVILSGGPYQNGQAGSIVTETLCLNQICYRLIVNDAGGDGINGGGYVLTDANGRRIVDANGSFTSTSSVINEFCLPLSVARLINASCDRTNLTYSTSTQIYASFYPGASGYQFWIFDPHGSYSRRVFKTTQNLVPANLVTLPVPADLDLNVRVRALVGGNYTAFGPACRFRLNTPGGAGREAVLFDEASNVTMSLYPNPNRGEVVNVAFDGIAAAERMDIDVMDIFGKRVMAEQIAAPGGAFVHTMDMAYLAPGVYMVNVRVGERLYTQRLVRQ